In the Halarsenatibacter silvermanii genome, GCCGGGGCTAATTCGGGGAACATTTCCCCAGCTGCCCCTGACCGTGGGTAATGCCGTGCTGGCCACATCTCTGATGATTACAGACCTTTTCAATAAAAATGTGGCTGAAGAGAAATTGGTTAAAAGTATGGGGGCTTTCTGTCTTCTGTTTGTACCACTGGGTGGTTTCCCCATGTGCCACGGAGCCGGTGGACTTGCCGCCCAGTACAGGTTCGGGGCCAGGACTGGAGGCTCCAACCTTATTTCAGGCACCATCCTGTTGATAATGGGAATCTTTTTCGCTTCACCCCGGCTGATAGAGTTTTTCCCCTACGGAGTTCTGGGGGCCCTGCTGGTATTTTCCGCGCTGCAGCTGGCCCGCTCCGGTAAGCAGACCGATCGTCCTGTGCTCAGTTTGCTCACCGCAGGTCTGGCCTTGCTGGCTGATATCGGAATTGCCTTTCTGGTGATGGCAGCAATTTCCGCTATATATGGATTTTACAAAAAACAGATTAAAACCTGGTAATGCAGATAGCTACTATAATAGCTACTATAATAACTAAAATCTTCGCCTCTCTTTATTCAATTATCTGCAAAAATTCCTCTTCATAACTCTTTTCCAGCTCCTGCTCAACTCTGGCTTTAAATGATTTATAACCTCTCATCAAATTTCTGCCTCTTTCTGTCAGAGTGCTGCCTCCTTTTTTGCCTCCTCCAGTTTCTCTGTGAATTAGTTTGCTGTCCAGCCTGTTTTCGATCTTCTCTATTTTTCCCCAGGCAGTCCGGTAGGACATATCAAGCCGGGCAGAGGCCTGATTGAGAGATCCGGTTTCCTCTATTTTTTGCAGGAGCTGCAAAAGACCTTCTCCAACAATCTGCTCGCCTTCTTCGTTTTCTATCCACAGTTTTAATCTGGGCTGCATGCATCATCACCTCACAGCTAATATTATGTTTAATCATCATTAATCTCCGATAAAAAGTTAACCTCAAATACAATATCATTATAACAGGAATCGGGCTGCAATAAAATTTCATTAACAACTTTATCAAACT is a window encoding:
- a CDS encoding winged helix-turn-helix domain-containing protein, which gives rise to MQPRLKLWIENEEGEQIVGEGLLQLLQKIEETGSLNQASARLDMSYRTAWGKIEKIENRLDSKLIHRETGGGKKGGSTLTERGRNLMRGYKSFKARVEQELEKSYEEEFLQIIE